One part of the Streptomyces lydicus genome encodes these proteins:
- a CDS encoding tectonin domain-containing protein, with protein sequence MDSAGAIYRYTNYDANPWVKVPGGLSDIGAGADGTVWGVNSSNQVYRYTGDQDASNPWVGVPGSLKRIAVGSRTNVWGVDPAGSIYRYTNNDASGTNPWIKIPGTATDIAAGADGNAWHVNSAGDIYRYTGDQPS encoded by the coding sequence GTGGACTCCGCCGGCGCTATCTACCGGTACACCAACTACGACGCCAACCCCTGGGTGAAGGTCCCCGGGGGGCTGAGCGACATCGGCGCCGGCGCGGACGGCACGGTGTGGGGGGTTAACAGCAGCAACCAGGTCTACCGGTACACCGGGGACCAGGACGCCTCGAACCCGTGGGTGGGCGTCCCCGGCAGCCTCAAGCGCATCGCGGTGGGCTCCCGGACGAACGTGTGGGGCGTCGACCCCGCCGGCAGCATCTACCGGTACACCAACAACGACGCCAGCGGCACCAACCCGTGGATCAAGATCCCCGGCACCGCCACCGACATCGCCGCTGGCGCCGACGGCAACGCGTGGCACGTCAACAGCGCCGGCGACATCTACCGATACACCGGCGACCAGCCCAGCTGA
- a CDS encoding TOMM precursor leader peptide-binding protein: MTDAATAARTGRLAEALCPDHPADPATARAAPVAVVGKGVLASTIRAALARTNRMVAEEDPACTAVVTAEDGWVTATEPPRLDVPWLPVRVELGLLVIGPTTVPGRAGCARCARTRRQRALGKDSPRAALLERHGDRLADRASPVLTTWACETAAAFITSDLSATAGRLTDSALAFLSLTTMAVDVHRFLPDPACTWCGGLPEDLPPVLMERPRPKPHPDVPRVRDLRADWKELVARYVDGRTGLIRQLDVRTDYPYPMISAPLHLPGGEQEAGFGRDLDYAACARTALAEALERLGGARPGGRRTTVRSGYAQVADRALCPLDLGLYPPERYAEPDFPYPPYDPGLELNWVWGHSFARDAPVLVPEDYAYYRTRHGNPAARPLAYEVSNGCALGGCLEEAALHGLIELAERDAFLLTWYARLPVPRVDLRTVSDPRVGALAERIRQDSGHRVLAFATTPEHGIPTAWVMAVRPSGPGRTDEPAAVCAAGAHFDPECALRNGLLELAANLGWNRAAFREERDRIAAMVDEPDLVREMRDHALLYCHPAAFDRFTFLLGDDGDAHRGGLPVEEAFAQATCRPRGEDIRDDLAEAVARFTDRGLDVVVVDQTTDEHRAGGLACAKVIVPGLLPMTFGHRMRRTHELPRLLRLPSELGYRSAPLTEEEINPHPHPFP, encoded by the coding sequence TTGACCGACGCAGCGACAGCCGCCCGCACCGGGCGGCTCGCCGAAGCCCTCTGCCCGGACCACCCCGCCGACCCCGCGACGGCCCGCGCCGCCCCGGTCGCCGTCGTCGGCAAGGGCGTCCTCGCCTCGACGATCCGTGCTGCCCTGGCCCGTACGAACCGGATGGTGGCGGAGGAAGACCCCGCGTGTACCGCGGTGGTCACGGCCGAGGACGGCTGGGTGACCGCGACCGAGCCGCCGCGCCTCGACGTGCCCTGGCTGCCGGTACGGGTCGAGCTCGGCCTGCTCGTGATCGGCCCGACGACCGTCCCCGGGCGGGCCGGTTGCGCCCGGTGCGCCCGGACACGCCGGCAGCGGGCTCTCGGCAAGGACAGTCCGCGCGCGGCTCTTCTGGAGCGGCACGGCGACCGGCTCGCCGACCGTGCGTCACCGGTCCTCACCACCTGGGCGTGCGAAACCGCCGCCGCGTTCATCACGAGCGATCTGAGCGCCACCGCCGGGCGGCTGACCGACAGCGCCCTGGCCTTCCTGTCGTTGACGACCATGGCCGTCGATGTGCACCGCTTCCTGCCCGACCCGGCGTGCACCTGGTGCGGCGGACTCCCGGAGGACCTGCCGCCCGTCCTCATGGAACGGCCCCGGCCCAAGCCCCACCCGGACGTCCCGCGCGTGCGCGACCTGAGAGCGGACTGGAAGGAGCTGGTCGCCCGGTACGTCGACGGGCGCACGGGACTGATCCGGCAGCTCGACGTGCGGACCGACTACCCGTATCCCATGATCTCCGCCCCACTGCACCTGCCGGGCGGGGAGCAGGAGGCGGGGTTCGGCCGCGATCTGGACTATGCGGCGTGCGCCCGCACCGCGCTCGCCGAAGCCCTGGAACGGCTGGGCGGGGCCCGGCCCGGCGGGCGCCGGACGACGGTGCGGTCCGGCTACGCGCAGGTCGCCGACCGGGCGCTGTGCCCCCTCGACCTGGGCCTGTACCCGCCCGAGCGCTACGCCGAGCCGGACTTCCCCTATCCGCCGTACGACCCGGGCCTGGAGCTCAACTGGGTGTGGGGACACTCCTTCGCCCGTGACGCCCCTGTCCTGGTACCGGAGGACTACGCCTACTACCGCACCCGGCACGGCAACCCGGCGGCCCGGCCCCTGGCGTACGAGGTGTCCAACGGGTGCGCGCTGGGCGGCTGCCTGGAGGAGGCGGCACTGCACGGGCTGATCGAACTCGCCGAGCGGGACGCGTTCCTGCTGACCTGGTACGCCCGCCTCCCGGTGCCGCGGGTCGACCTGCGGACGGTGTCCGACCCCCGCGTCGGTGCGCTCGCCGAGCGCATCCGGCAGGACAGCGGCCATCGGGTGCTGGCCTTCGCCACCACTCCGGAGCACGGCATCCCCACCGCATGGGTGATGGCCGTACGGCCGAGCGGACCGGGCCGGACCGATGAGCCCGCCGCAGTCTGCGCCGCAGGGGCGCACTTCGATCCCGAATGCGCCCTGCGGAACGGCCTGTTGGAACTCGCGGCGAACCTGGGGTGGAACCGTGCGGCCTTCCGCGAGGAACGGGACCGTATCGCGGCGATGGTCGACGAGCCGGATCTGGTGCGCGAGATGCGGGACCATGCGCTGCTGTACTGCCACCCGGCCGCGTTCGACCGGTTCACCTTCCTGCTCGGCGACGACGGCGATGCCCATCGGGGCGGTCTGCCCGTCGAGGAGGCGTTCGCGCAGGCCACCTGCCGGCCACGCGGCGAGGACATCCGCGACGACCTGGCCGAGGCGGTGGCCCGGTTCACCGACCGGGGCCTGGACGTCGTCGTGGTCGACCAGACCACGGACGAACACCGGGCGGGCGGGCTGGCCTGCGCGAAGGTGATCGTCCCGGGGCTGCTGCCGATGACGTTCGGGCACCGGATGCGCCGCACCCACGAACTGCCCCGGCTGCTGCGGCTCCCCTCCGAACTCGGTTACCGCAGCGCGCCGTTGACCGAGGAGGAGATCAATCCGCACCCGCACCCGTTCCCCTGA
- a CDS encoding MFS transporter — protein sequence MTTADPLSHPSGLAEPGPIPPTTPPAPAQAPALTTPTAPAQAPAPTTPTVPAQAPAPSRRHAKLTFAGIATGNLLVLLDTSILNVAVPDVQKSLHPATAALPWAVDAYTVVFAGLLLAGGVIADRWGARRVYAAALGLFAALSAVCAAAPNVGALIGGRALLGAAGAGLVPASLALLIHLNPEPARRTRAIGAWTALSGLGAAAGPVLGGALVELGGWRLVFLVNPPIAVAALLLARRLPVPPLRATRPLDRPGLALSTAGLALLTFGLVEAGIEGWGSPRALVPIVAALLCFVAVAVVERRVPAPVLPPALLALPKVRAAMVAAAVSCFAYFGGMYLFAVWLQHTYDLTPFKAGLASLPLAFPVCVMPFFTGRLVARYGSRPILLTGMSASVVSGVLLALCTGHHPPLPLILAAELTLAATGTLSIPGAAAAVAVSAPPEYAATSQGALNGIRQAGSALGVAVLGTLGSLTTSGYVLIGIGLLAVLLVANATAAHDI from the coding sequence ATGACTACCGCCGACCCCCTCTCCCACCCTTCCGGGCTCGCCGAGCCGGGCCCGATCCCACCGACCACCCCGCCCGCGCCTGCCCAGGCGCCCGCGCTGACCACACCCACCGCACCGGCCCAAGCGCCTGCGCCGACCACACCGACCGTGCCCGCTCAGGCGCCCGCGCCGTCCAGGCGTCACGCCAAGCTGACGTTCGCCGGCATCGCCACCGGCAACCTGCTCGTCCTGCTCGACACCTCGATCCTCAACGTCGCGGTGCCCGACGTGCAGAAGTCGCTGCACCCGGCCACCGCCGCCCTGCCCTGGGCCGTCGACGCCTACACGGTCGTCTTCGCCGGGCTGCTGCTGGCCGGCGGTGTCATCGCCGACCGTTGGGGCGCGCGCCGCGTCTATGCCGCCGCGCTCGGCCTTTTCGCCGCCCTGTCCGCGGTCTGCGCCGCCGCACCGAACGTCGGCGCCCTCATCGGCGGCCGCGCACTGCTGGGTGCCGCGGGCGCCGGCCTGGTGCCCGCCTCCCTGGCACTGCTGATCCACCTCAACCCCGAACCCGCGCGCCGCACCCGTGCCATCGGTGCCTGGACGGCGCTCAGCGGTCTGGGAGCCGCCGCCGGACCCGTGCTCGGCGGCGCCCTGGTCGAACTCGGCGGCTGGCGGCTGGTGTTCCTGGTCAACCCGCCGATCGCGGTGGCCGCTCTGCTGCTGGCACGCCGACTGCCCGTGCCGCCCCTCCGCGCCACCCGCCCTCTGGACCGCCCCGGTCTGGCGCTGTCGACCGCCGGACTCGCTCTGCTCACCTTCGGTCTGGTCGAGGCCGGCATCGAGGGCTGGGGCTCACCGCGCGCCCTGGTCCCGATCGTCGCCGCGTTGCTCTGCTTCGTCGCTGTTGCGGTTGTGGAACGCCGGGTGCCCGCCCCGGTGCTGCCGCCGGCGCTGCTCGCCCTGCCGAAGGTCCGGGCCGCCATGGTCGCCGCCGCGGTGTCCTGCTTCGCTTACTTCGGCGGGATGTATCTGTTCGCCGTGTGGCTGCAGCACACCTATGACCTGACTCCGTTCAAGGCCGGTCTCGCCTCCTTGCCCCTCGCCTTCCCGGTGTGCGTCATGCCGTTCTTCACCGGTCGGCTCGTCGCCCGCTACGGCTCGCGTCCGATCCTGTTGACCGGCATGTCCGCCTCTGTGGTCTCCGGTGTGCTGCTGGCCCTCTGCACCGGCCACCACCCGCCGCTGCCGCTGATCCTCGCCGCCGAGTTGACGTTGGCCGCGACCGGCACGCTGTCGATCCCCGGCGCCGCCGCCGCGGTGGCCGTCTCGGCACCGCCGGAGTACGCGGCAACCAGTCAGGGCGCCCTGAACGGCATCCGGCAGGCCGGCTCCGCGCTCGGCGTCGCGGTCCTGGGCACCCTCGGCAGCCTGACCACCTCGGGTTACGTCCTTATCGGCATCGGCCTGCTGGCGGTGCTGCTGGTGGCCAACGCAACTGCTGCGCACGATATCTGA
- a CDS encoding LysR family transcriptional regulator, whose translation MDSRYLRAFVAVADHGGISSAAQALGYAQSSLSAQLKRLEADLGVSVLVRHGAGAVLSEAGARLLPYAREALELEEQMRRVARGGRPRLRIGAQESLAHVWMPEVLAALEYGAGGAEGGADTELTVANRRTLEQAFGAGELDVVFQYDNGMRALGPHAVVGHDRTVVVAGPGHPLAREEEVTPEQLLGYDFLVAERGCTSEMLVDRFGRDLLAGAQLAMIQGSLSALLRLTGHGHGLSLLPELAVTRELQEGELVTLCLTERIRPVSIVAQWRPRLGPAERTLRVLLDVARRADPLPQATNEAARAAKAS comes from the coding sequence GTGGACTCCCGCTATCTGCGCGCTTTCGTCGCGGTCGCCGACCACGGTGGCATCTCCTCCGCAGCACAGGCTTTGGGATACGCCCAGTCCAGCCTCAGCGCCCAGCTCAAGCGGCTGGAGGCGGACCTCGGGGTGAGCGTTCTGGTGCGCCACGGCGCGGGGGCGGTGCTCAGCGAGGCCGGCGCCCGGCTTCTGCCGTATGCGCGCGAGGCCCTGGAGCTGGAGGAGCAGATGCGCCGGGTGGCGCGCGGTGGTCGGCCGCGGCTGCGGATCGGGGCGCAGGAGTCGCTGGCGCACGTGTGGATGCCGGAGGTGCTGGCCGCGTTGGAGTATGGCGCAGGCGGTGCGGAGGGCGGCGCGGACACGGAGTTGACGGTTGCCAACCGGCGGACGCTGGAGCAGGCGTTCGGCGCGGGCGAGTTGGACGTGGTCTTCCAGTACGACAACGGCATGCGTGCGCTCGGCCCTCATGCGGTGGTGGGACACGACCGGACGGTTGTGGTGGCCGGACCCGGTCATCCGTTGGCCCGGGAGGAAGAGGTCACGCCGGAACAGCTGCTGGGGTACGACTTCCTGGTGGCCGAGCGGGGCTGCACCTCGGAGATGCTGGTGGACCGCTTCGGGCGGGATCTGCTGGCGGGGGCCCAACTGGCCATGATTCAGGGCTCCTTGTCGGCACTTTTGCGGCTGACCGGGCACGGGCACGGTCTGTCGCTTCTGCCGGAGCTGGCAGTCACCAGGGAGCTGCAGGAGGGCGAGCTGGTGACGCTGTGCCTGACGGAGCGGATCCGCCCGGTCAGCATCGTCGCCCAGTGGCGGCCGCGACTGGGACCGGCCGAACGCACTCTGCGCGTACTCCTCGACGTGGCCCGCCGCGCGGACCCCCTGCCCCAGGCCACCAACGAAGCGGCACGTGCGGCGAAGGCTTCGTGA
- a CDS encoding SagB family peptide dehydrogenase, which translates to MRSTTVGLQSSVGLRFWWRTFEAVQDLFAEGHGEEGGPDDPLPVKTYRGLPRHVLPEPARRIGDARWSFAAFRDAHPLRTPALDILDRRALSTLLYWTYGVGRIELGPHAVWPYHRMVASARCFHPVELYVWLARPAGELPAGCYHYNPAHHAVTLLREGGVPDAVRIGAGVRAETGLLVASAWFRKTAFRYRDYAYRLCAQEAGMTVGNALLAGAALGLRARVHHRFDDAVVNRALGLDGREETAFAVLDLAPAGEAAPVPAPAPQQPYALREFPDIRPVHVKTSRTSDGAWSGLTALDLAARLTGPGAPIAPDGFRLPVETPDTDGVLGLTGPEPGAGGVELATALRARDSGGRMFLPDARPVAFARLASALRYALEPVPSDHTEAPCRPLVSAHVLVLGTDGASPGLYRLAAGTGPPALVRLPARDWRAVVGMLCDRTPAVNTAKAGAVVFLTADRLAGDRWFGARGYRVLHQEAGIVAQRISVLAAAAGLSARITNGYHDGTVRDLIGLDAAHVPVFTLIMGRRRPTAQYEPELIW; encoded by the coding sequence ATGCGTAGCACCACCGTCGGGCTGCAGAGTTCCGTCGGCCTGCGGTTCTGGTGGCGGACCTTCGAGGCTGTCCAGGACCTCTTCGCCGAGGGCCACGGCGAAGAGGGCGGCCCGGACGACCCGCTGCCGGTCAAGACGTACCGCGGGCTGCCCCGTCACGTACTTCCCGAGCCGGCGCGGCGGATCGGGGACGCGCGCTGGTCCTTCGCCGCGTTCCGTGACGCCCACCCGCTGCGCACACCCGCCCTCGACATCCTGGACCGGCGCGCGCTCTCCACGCTGCTGTACTGGACATACGGGGTCGGTCGGATCGAGCTGGGTCCGCATGCCGTGTGGCCGTATCACCGGATGGTCGCCTCCGCGCGTTGCTTCCACCCCGTGGAGCTGTATGTCTGGCTGGCACGTCCGGCGGGTGAGCTGCCCGCCGGGTGCTACCACTACAACCCGGCGCACCACGCCGTGACGCTGCTGCGCGAGGGCGGTGTGCCGGACGCGGTGCGCATCGGTGCGGGTGTGCGCGCGGAGACCGGGCTCCTGGTGGCCTCCGCCTGGTTCCGCAAGACCGCGTTCCGCTACCGGGACTACGCGTACCGGCTGTGTGCGCAGGAAGCGGGGATGACGGTCGGGAACGCGCTGCTGGCCGGTGCCGCGCTCGGGCTCCGCGCGAGGGTGCACCACCGCTTCGACGATGCAGTGGTCAACCGCGCGCTGGGGCTCGACGGGAGGGAGGAGACAGCGTTCGCCGTGCTCGACCTGGCCCCGGCCGGGGAGGCGGCCCCGGTGCCTGCTCCAGCTCCTCAACAGCCGTACGCCCTACGCGAGTTTCCGGATATTCGGCCTGTCCATGTGAAGACCAGTCGCACGTCCGACGGCGCGTGGTCCGGTCTGACCGCGCTCGATCTCGCCGCCCGGCTCACGGGGCCCGGTGCGCCCATCGCTCCCGACGGCTTTCGCCTGCCCGTGGAGACGCCGGACACGGACGGCGTCCTCGGGCTCACGGGGCCGGAGCCCGGGGCCGGTGGGGTGGAGTTGGCCACCGCACTGCGGGCCCGGGACTCCGGCGGGCGCATGTTCCTCCCGGACGCCCGGCCCGTGGCCTTTGCTCGCCTGGCGTCGGCACTGCGGTATGCGCTGGAGCCCGTCCCTTCCGACCATACGGAGGCGCCGTGCCGACCTCTCGTGAGCGCCCATGTCCTTGTGCTGGGCACGGACGGGGCCTCCCCCGGGCTCTACCGGTTGGCCGCCGGCACGGGGCCGCCCGCGCTGGTGCGGCTGCCGGCGCGGGACTGGCGGGCCGTGGTCGGCATGCTGTGCGACCGTACGCCGGCGGTGAACACGGCGAAGGCCGGCGCCGTCGTGTTCCTCACCGCCGACCGACTGGCCGGCGACCGGTGGTTCGGGGCACGGGGCTACCGCGTCCTGCACCAGGAGGCAGGGATCGTCGCCCAGCGGATCAGCGTGCTCGCCGCCGCGGCCGGGCTGTCCGCACGGATCACCAACGGCTACCACGACGGGACGGTCAGGGACCTGATCGGCCTGGATGCCGCCCACGTACCGGTGTTCACGCTCATCATGGGTCGCCGTCGGCCCACCGCCCAGTACGAGCCGGAGCTGATCTGGTGA
- a CDS encoding tectonin domain-containing protein, which translates to MADWVKVAGSLTAISAGSRTTVWGVNAASAVYRYTNFDGNPWINIPGGLSDIGAAADGTVWGVNSGNQIYRYHGDQDGVNPWKGISGSLVRIDAGSRTSVWGGGLRRRYLPVHQLRRQPLGEGPRGAERHRRRRGRHGVGG; encoded by the coding sequence ATGGCTGATTGGGTGAAGGTCGCGGGCAGCCTCACGGCGATCTCGGCGGGCTCCAGGACGACGGTGTGGGGGGTGAACGCGGCGAGCGCCGTCTACCGGTACACCAACTTTGACGGCAATCCCTGGATCAACATCCCCGGAGGTCTGAGCGACATCGGCGCCGCGGCGGACGGCACGGTGTGGGGGGTCAACAGCGGCAACCAGATCTACCGGTACCACGGGGACCAGGACGGCGTGAACCCGTGGAAGGGCATCTCCGGCAGCCTGGTCCGCATCGACGCGGGCTCCCGCACGAGCGTGTGGGGGGGTGGACTCCGCCGGCGCTATCTACCGGTACACCAACTACGACGCCAACCCCTGGGTGAAGGTCCCCGGGGGGCTGAGCGACATCGGCGCCGGCGCGGACGGCACGGTGTGGGGGGTTAA